In the genome of Arabidopsis thaliana chromosome 4, partial sequence, the window GCGGGTGCTCCAAGGCCTGAATATAAAGACTCGGTTCGAGGGAAGATTATAGATGAGTGTTTGGAGTCAAAGAAGCAATGTTACTTGCTAGACTGTAACTATGGGAATGTGAATTGTGACAACCCTGTCAATGTGATGAAGGTTTTCAGGAACTCGGTGTTTTGTCTTCAGCCACCGGGTGATTCTTACACTAGAAGGTCAATGTTTGATTCAATATTGGCAGGCTGCATTCCGGTGTTCTTCCATCCAGGGACAGCGTACGCTCAATACAAGTGGCATTTGCCCAAGAATCACTCGAGTTACTCGGTTTATCTACCGGTTAAGGATGTGAAGGAGTGGAATATCAAAATCAAGGAGAGGTTGATTGAGATTCCAGAGGAAAGAGTGGTGAGGTTGAGAGAAGAGGTTATAAGGTTGATACCGAAGGTTGTCTACGCTGATCCGAAGTACGGATCGGATGGGAGTGAAGATGCATTTGAGTTGGCTGTGAAGGGAATGTTGGAGAGGATTGAAGAagtgagagagatgatgagaCAAGGGAAAGATGGTAGTGATGGGTTTGATGATAGAGATGATTATAAGTATACTTTTTCTCCATATGAAGAACCTCAAGTTTTGGCTTAAAGTGGAAAATATGTCATTATAGtggccttttttttttatatagtttatataggTAGAAGCAATTTAGtgggaaaaaagaagaagaaaaaaagctattttgatataaaagaaaaaacaaaaagatgctATATGAATCCTTCTTCAACCGTTTTGGTTAAGTACTTAAGTTCATTATTACTTGAGCATCTAGTCTGGTCCACCGGATTTGGTTTGAGTGTAGTTTAgaaatgagttaaaattatgtaaatttaatttaggATTTGAATGGTTGCGATGGAGCAATGTGCATGGCTCAAAGAAGTAATATTTCGGGGTTGGTGGAGGGACAAGGAAGTTCTTGTCTATGATAGAGAAAGACGGTAAGATAGTCTATTCGATGATGTATATAAAGCAACGGTTGCATTGTACATCCTCTACAATGATAATATAACCCACATACTAAGACCGCataaatttatcttctttgtaGGTGCTCTTGCTTCAACATTGGTGTCTGATGTCACAGATGGTTCCTCCAATGTCAGAGAGGTATGGCAACTTTCCTACAAGTGAATCAAAGTTCTGCTGGGATTCAATAGCGCTCCATTCTGATCCAACGATTCATCGAGTTTAGTGGATTTGTGTTGCTCTTCAAAATGACTAGAAACTCAAAATCtcatttatgttttagtttataaagTCTGTTGACTGAATAATTATTGcttagttttgttctttgatacATTCTCTGACTTATAAAAGGCTTATGTGATCTGCTCGTCTATTTTCACCGGACCAAAGTACCAACTTATGCTTACTTGGTAAATGAGTCGGATGATTGTGTTTGGCCAAATAAGATAAgttggtttattttttaacttcCTCCCTTAAAGTAATTGGCTTTAACTTGATTATATTATCcctctaattttctttatacCAAATAAATATTCTCAATGTTAGAACTCCAATATTGAAATTGGAATGTCCTCTTagttaaacaaataataacttgggagttcttcatcttaaaATTGGAATGTCGTTTTAGTTAAACAAAGAATAACGtggggaaagaaaaagaagaaaaacaaagaataactTAGATGTATGTATACATATTCTTAATCTAATGTACTTTGCTACTTTCATTACCAGACAAAGAAATGGTAACAGAATATAATAGATGATAGTTCAGTTACAAGAATTTATTCCTTTGGGGCTTATCATCAATATTAGGACAAGCATAATTCTATGAGTAACCTTTTCAttgtaaacaaagaataacttaaaatataatcattatgtgctatctatatataaccaaaagcTCTCATCATCATTATGTGAAACCAAGACAtcataaaattattgaaaatactAAAAGTAAGAGCATAGTTATGTCAACTTATGATAAACTCAGAAGATACTATTTACTGTATCAAACGCGCGGATTAAAATGTGACGGTTGCAATCTTGGTCGTGACTACTATAGTATTGGTCATCGCTGTTTTCGTTCTGGACTCTTCTTCCACAACGAGTGCGCCGAATCCAGTGTAGAGATTCACAACCTCTATCATCCACAACATTCTCTCCACATCAAAGTActtaaacaaaatgaagatgTCCATGGAGAATGCAAGCTATGTAGAGGTAACTTGgcaaaaatatattaccaaTGTTCAACATGTGATTTTGCCATCGATTTAATATgtgcaagaaaaaaagttgtggCAACAATTGAGGTTCCAAAGACCCATGACCACCCTTTATCCCTTATTCCAAAGATGATTACGTTTACTTGTCATTTATGTGGATTGCTTGATGATCGGTTTCCTTATGCATGCAATTTATGTGATATTACTTTTCACAAAGATTGCGCCGAATCCACACCAGAGATCAACTACTCTTGTCATCCTCAACACCTTCTCAAGCGTCTCACGCATGTTCCAAGTTATACTGATGGAAAATGTTGTTTGTGTGGAAGCAAACTTCATAACTTGTTTTATCACTGTTCTATTTGCAATTTTAGCGTGGATGTCAACTGTGAAAAAAATCCACCCTCTTTCACTCTTTTTCACCCTAAAGCTCATGAGCATAAGCTCACTCTTATGCCGCAACGAAGTTTTGTATGCAGCGCTTGTGGAATGGATGACGATCCAAATCCTTACGTATGTCCTCAGTGTAATTTCATGATTCACAGAAGTTGTATTGATATACCACGCGTTATTAAGATCTATCGTCATGATCACCATATTTGTTACAATAACTTTCTTGACGCTGGAGATTGGAAATGTGGAATATGTCATAAAAAGATAAACTGGACATGTGGGGCTTATTCTTGTTCGGAATGTCCAGATCTTGTCATGCACTTGAGATGTGCCACAAGATTCGGGATATGGAATGGGATTGAACTTGAAGGCATATCAAAAAATACTCTAAAAGTCAAATCATACGAGGAGATCGAAGAAGGGGTAATAAAGCATTTTAGTCACGACCAtactttaaagtttaaagaaGGGAGTGATGGTAACGGTGAATGCATACAGTGCACAATATGCACTTATCCCATATTTTCTAATCCATTTTATAGTTGCATGGAGTGTGATGATTTCATCCTTCATAAAAAATGTGTGGATctcccaaaaaagaaaatagattcTTTCTACAAGATGTCGACCTCGCTAATCACAAATTATCAGGGTAATGCAGAAAACATTTGCAATGCTTGTCAAAACATCTATCAAGGTTTTTCTTACTTAAGTGATGATGGAAACACTTTATTGGATGTGCGATGTGGTTCTATTTCCGAGCCTTTTTTCCATGAAAGTCATCCTCATTCGTTATACGTCAGCTACTTAACAGGCGGCCGATTTTGTAATGCTTGTAGAGAAAAAGCAACAATGGTTTTGAGTTGTGAGGAATGTGAATTTGTTTTAGACATTAAATGCTCTACTCTGCCAAACATTGT includes:
- a CDS encoding Cysteine/Histidine-rich C1 domain family protein (Cysteine/Histidine-rich C1 domain family protein; FUNCTIONS IN: molecular_function unknown; INVOLVED IN: intracellular signaling pathway; LOCATED IN: mitochondrion; CONTAINS InterPro DOMAIN/s: Protein kinase C-like, phorbol ester/diacylglycerol binding (InterPro:IPR002219), DC1 (InterPro:IPR004146), C1-like (InterPro:IPR011424); BEST Arabidopsis thaliana protein match is: Cysteine/Histidine-rich C1 domain family protein (TAIR:AT4G16015.1); Has 30201 Blast hits to 17322 proteins in 780 species: Archae - 12; Bacteria - 1396; Metazoa - 17338; Fungi - 3422; Plants - 5037; Viruses - 0; Other Eukaryotes - 2996 (source: NCBI BLink).), which produces MSTYDKLRRYYLLYQTRGLKCDGCNLGRDYYSIGHRCFRSGLFFHNECAESSVEIHNLYHPQHSLHIKVLKQNEDVHGECKLCRGNLAKIYYQCSTCDFAIDLICARKKVVATIEVPKTHDHPLSLIPKMITFTCHLCGLLDDRFPYACNLCDITFHKDCAESTPEINYSCHPQHLLKRLTHVPSYTDGKCCLCGSKLHNLFYHCSICNFSVDVNCEKNPPSFTLFHPKAHEHKLTLMPQRSFVCSACGMDDDPNPYVCPQCNFMIHRSCIDIPRVIKIYRHDHHICYNNFLDAGDWKCGICHKKINWTCGAYSCSECPDLVMHLRCATRFGIWNGIELEGISKNTLKVKSYEEIEEGVIKHFSHDHTLKFKEGSDGNGECIQCTICTYPIFSNPFYSCMECDDFILHKKCVDLPKKKIDSFYKMSTSLITNYQGNAENICNACQNIYQGFSYLSDDGNTLLDVRCGSISEPFFHESHPHSLYVSYLTGGRFCNACREKATMVLSCEECEFVLDIKCSTLPNIVKHENDKDHLLSLCYGENKCEQCWCEMCEETINPKKWFYSCDHCGIAFHIRCTLGDFIWFKPEKKSESSTNCVILNNRASRPFCYSCNSRCKYPSILFFYGKTLCSLQCFQQKVYAILA